Proteins from a single region of Dethiosulfovibrio peptidovorans:
- the sodN gene encoding superoxide dismutase, Ni → MVYNLIKALDSRFPFSTAKAHCDIPCGIYDPITAQIAALTVVRMTDLLLEHENDENKGTAQHANSMSRYIAIKEEHAEKAKHEIRIIWGDFIKPAHIEKFPELHELTHSIMMLGSTCRQKVDRDSALKLVAELNRFAEIFWKIKGEETVVAKAPYAPGLDIVYRKV, encoded by the coding sequence ATTGTGTATAATCTTATCAAGGCTTTAGATAGCCGTTTCCCCTTCTCCACCGCCAAGGCACATTGCGATATCCCCTGTGGTATCTACGACCCTATCACAGCGCAAATCGCCGCTTTAACTGTCGTCCGTATGACGGACCTGCTTCTGGAGCATGAAAACGACGAAAACAAAGGGACCGCCCAGCACGCTAATTCTATGTCTCGCTACATTGCCATAAAAGAGGAACATGCTGAGAAAGCGAAGCACGAGATTCGCATCATATGGGGAGACTTTATCAAGCCTGCTCATATTGAGAAGTTCCCTGAGCTCCACGAGCTCACCCACTCCATCATGATGCTGGGCTCCACATGCAGACAGAAAGTAGATAGAGACAGTGCTCTCAAGCTTGTGGCGGAGCTCAATCGTTTTGCAGAGATCTTCTGGAAGATAAAGGGAGAGGAGACCGTTGTCGCAAAAGCTCCGTACGCTCCCGGGCTGGATATCGTGTATCGAAAGGTGTAA
- the cobD gene encoding cobalamin biosynthesis protein CobD, with protein sequence MMVSVVILALAVVWDLCLGEPPSGVHPVCWMGRWIDCLWSRRPPTGLSLLIYGGGIVLSGGGACWALGNAVSQLPLILFVPLSAWLLKGSASASALWEAGRSVRNALKRDLRRARRELGTHLVSRDTRLLSRSEVAGAAVESLTENLADGWVAPLMAYALFGLSGALVYRFVNTCDSMLGYRYGDFELGGKAAARLDDLLSYLPSRVASALLLLGAASEGLNWRRGLRTVLSQHRRTASPNAGWPMAAMAGALGVTLSKRGVYRLCGGPHQPGIDHLSSTMAVLTRAQGMMVVLAALLVLAS encoded by the coding sequence ATGATGGTTTCCGTTGTGATTCTGGCTCTGGCGGTCGTGTGGGATCTGTGTCTCGGTGAGCCTCCGTCAGGAGTTCATCCCGTCTGCTGGATGGGCCGGTGGATCGACTGTCTGTGGTCTCGTCGTCCCCCGACCGGACTCTCTTTGCTTATCTACGGCGGAGGAATCGTCCTTTCGGGGGGGGGGGCTTGTTGGGCTCTGGGGAACGCTGTGTCCCAACTGCCTCTGATCCTGTTCGTTCCCCTGTCTGCCTGGTTGCTCAAGGGAAGCGCCTCTGCCTCGGCGTTGTGGGAGGCCGGTCGGTCCGTTCGGAACGCCCTGAAGCGAGATCTGAGGCGGGCCCGTCGGGAACTCGGAACCCATCTGGTGAGTCGGGACACTCGCCTTCTCTCCAGGTCGGAGGTGGCCGGTGCTGCCGTGGAGTCACTGACGGAGAATCTGGCCGACGGGTGGGTCGCCCCTCTGATGGCCTACGCTCTGTTTGGTTTGTCGGGTGCCTTGGTCTACCGGTTCGTGAACACCTGCGACTCCATGCTGGGGTATCGTTATGGTGACTTCGAGCTTGGTGGCAAGGCTGCCGCTCGGTTGGATGACCTGCTGAGCTATCTGCCGTCACGAGTGGCCTCGGCGTTGCTTCTGCTTGGGGCTGCCTCGGAGGGGTTAAACTGGCGTCGGGGATTGAGAACTGTCCTGTCGCAGCATCGTCGTACCGCCAGCCCCAACGCCGGATGGCCCATGGCGGCCATGGCGGGGGCCCTTGGTGTCACCCTGTCCAAACGGGGTGTCTATAGATTGTGCGGCGGCCCCCATCAGCCTGGTATCGATCATCTTTCCAGTACAATGGCGGTTTTGACTCGGGCTCAGGGTATGATGGTCGTCCTGGCTGCGCTTCTGGTGCTGGCGTCATGA
- a CDS encoding bifunctional adenosylcobinamide kinase/adenosylcobinamide-phosphate guanylyltransferase, whose amino-acid sequence MSRGEITLVLGGARSGKSRYAQELVSEMETDHPGAVVYVATAGILDEEMAHRVALHRADRPSRWTTLEAQDHVAERLRELEPRSLVLLDCLTMMISNSMLSRSVDWEKLSRTDRKIEEKAVLAEVDRLVGTIQERALRAVVVSNQVGQGIVPISALGRAFRDISGWANQHLARDAHRVYLLTAGIPQLIKGGR is encoded by the coding sequence ATGTCCCGCGGCGAGATCACCCTGGTCCTGGGAGGGGCCAGAAGCGGCAAGAGCCGGTATGCCCAGGAGCTTGTGTCCGAAATGGAGACAGACCACCCCGGAGCGGTGGTCTACGTCGCTACCGCCGGAATACTGGACGAGGAAATGGCCCATCGGGTGGCTCTCCATCGGGCCGATCGTCCCAGCCGGTGGACGACGCTGGAGGCCCAGGATCATGTCGCTGAGAGACTTCGGGAGCTTGAACCTCGAAGCTTGGTCCTTCTGGACTGCCTCACCATGATGATCTCAAACTCCATGCTGAGCCGGTCGGTGGACTGGGAAAAACTCTCCCGGACCGACAGAAAGATCGAGGAGAAGGCCGTCTTGGCTGAGGTGGATCGACTCGTGGGGACCATTCAAGAACGAGCGCTGAGGGCGGTTGTAGTGTCTAACCAGGTGGGGCAGGGTATCGTTCCAATCTCGGCCCTGGGACGGGCGTTTCGGGATATCTCTGGATGGGCCAACCAGCATCTTGCCCGAGATGCCCATAGAGTGTACCTGCTCACAGCCGGAATACCTCAGCTCATCAAGGGAGGACGGTGA
- the cobS gene encoding adenosylcobinamide-GDP ribazoletransferase, protein MDRFFLILSYMTCLPVPLKRIMTEEDLGHGTRWFPVAGAVIGAGLCLVVILAESLWTPVVAGIAAVSFWAFITRGLHLDGVADIFDALGGGATRDRALEILKDSRIGAFGAIALFCLLGIKWAVIVSLNREALAWLFVAPIVARWSVVLAIFWFPPARPDGMGRRFTAACGRLEVLVASTLAAAFVFPLMGLNGLIPFGVSALGMALVGWRLNAVLGGLTGDCYGCIGELVEVAVLLVGIAI, encoded by the coding sequence ATGGACCGTTTTTTTCTGATCCTGTCCTACATGACCTGTCTCCCCGTTCCGCTGAAGCGGATCATGACCGAGGAGGACCTGGGGCACGGAACCCGATGGTTTCCCGTGGCCGGTGCCGTGATCGGAGCCGGGCTTTGTCTCGTCGTTATACTGGCGGAGTCTCTTTGGACACCAGTTGTGGCGGGAATCGCGGCGGTTTCCTTCTGGGCGTTTATCACTCGGGGGCTTCATCTGGACGGTGTTGCCGACATCTTTGATGCCTTGGGGGGCGGTGCAACCAGGGATCGAGCACTGGAAATCCTCAAGGACAGCCGGATCGGGGCCTTTGGGGCCATAGCCCTGTTCTGCCTTTTAGGGATCAAATGGGCCGTGATTGTGTCCTTGAATCGGGAAGCTCTGGCGTGGCTTTTTGTCGCCCCCATCGTCGCTCGCTGGTCCGTGGTTTTGGCGATTTTTTGGTTCCCTCCGGCCCGGCCTGACGGCATGGGACGGCGATTCACCGCTGCCTGTGGTCGTCTTGAGGTGCTTGTGGCTTCAACTCTCGCCGCCGCCTTTGTCTTTCCCCTTATGGGCTTAAACGGCCTTATCCCCTTTGGGGTATCGGCCCTCGGGATGGCTCTTGTGGGGTGGCGGCTGAACGCCGTTCTGGGAGGGCTCACGGGTGACTGCTATGGATGTATTGGCGAGTTGGTTGAGGTGGCGGTTCTTCTCGTGGGGATCGCTATATGA